ttctcgccgttagcatgatctcaaagtaccagaagccatgtgatctatatagtataacgggacattagaccgaacctgcgatagataaatatatcttggatgattgtatattagcggctaaatgtcaatcaaacatgcgaattttaggttttccatgaaatctatttggaagaagaggcttgatagtactaccgtaagtacataatatacagtcccagcagtagcggttaaactatagaagagtcgagtattatccatgcataccaggcgtaaaaagcgttcatccagttactaaacaggtgccaggccaacaagaatccgatccgtgtattccgtacagactaacattaagaaggcgactaccaaagtgaatgtcatgatattcgtacagcttgtatacaaatgttggtttttcaaatatacgctggataccactatacttaatgcagagcatagttaagatgataactattgtggatatagaaccaattgaacaccatgtattaatataacaaagataatcagggtaatctggtatccttcttggcataacgttgaaaccaagtatatgcatagggatgaaaattaataagatactacctaagaagactacaaaccagatgcttaaatatggagaagcaccggtatttacatggaatagatttacagtatctccgaacatatctctgctatagaagataaagccacatatagtagctagtactgcaccaagagataatacgaaatggaaatgagctacaatatagtatgtatcatgtagggcaatatccataccagcgttacccataactacacctgtagtaccacctagagtaaacaataggataaaactaagagcagcccatagatctacagttcttgtagttgtatggctagccatataggtacctaaccagttgaaaatcttagtaccggtaggaattgcaatcataatagtcatagcagagaaataagctctggtatctacctctagaccgactgtcatcatatgatgtgcccatactaaggaacctagaatagaaatacaacccatagctaagatcatagattgtccaccgaagacagatctagcagcatacatagataatgtctgcgagactacaccaaaagcaggtaaaattagaatgtatacctctggatgtccgaagaaccagaatagatgttgataaagtacactatcaccagaatacatagaatcataaaattcagtgtttacgtgtagatcaagaaggatcataactaatccaccagtaagaataggtagagtgaagactaacataagggcagtaaatatgatagcccagatatatagaatatagttcttagcaccagcattagaacccatgaagacgcaagtaccaaggaagttaatagaacttaaaatactactaattcctagtactgcaagacctccgataatccaatcagttgcctctggatttaacaccatcaagctagtacttagtggaggatacattgtccaaccaagaccactaccaaactcggaacaaatactttgagttaacaacacagaacctaatggtactagaaaataggagatcgcgttagttcttgggaaaacgacttccgaaccaccaatatatattggtacaaagaagttaccatatcctccgtacaaagcaggcattaagaacataaagatcatagctaggccatgtatcgttattatcacattataagtagctatcgtctctgtacaaatgatccgcgatccagaactgtataactcaaatcgaataaacaaagacattatagttcctagaatactgaagatgactccggttatgagatacagacaaccaagttctttatgattgcagtacaccaccaccccactggactgcttaagacagctaaaagtgttggatttcaatatcctactacattaagattattccacatcggttatgttctaggcgtaatatatggattcttgttctcactcatcttaacagcgagagaaaactactactcagatgctagtctaatcagtagcatcgtacttggagttatcatctctgagacaggattatttatcagctttttctggggagtatatactacgagttggactactggtttagatcttgaaggtctttgtttaccggatccaagttctcttgtgcttttcatgaccatcatgttaagtgcattagcagagcatagttaagatgataactattgtggatatagaaccaattgaacaccatgtattaatataacaaagataatcagggtaatctggtatccttcttggcataacgttgtgtagttatatgaagcgtacattccttaatatctggaacaatagattatggttaggtagtggaacaaggagagcgtctgttgtacatcaacactagatactgctaataccactgtagaggtatagtatataatccctgcccggtgcagtaaaatgtaaacggcggctgtattatgacggtccaaaggtaggtaaatccttgtcgggtaattatcgtcgtgcgtgaaagttggtccgatcttcacatgtcgtttatctaaaactttcttaaatagaattatctttgaatatgaggatccagatggcccgacggttagaccctgagcacctttacatcccttaaatcatatacaggatcaaatcttccttgagcgactcgacaggcactagagatagcgtgaaagctcttttgatttccatgaacggagttacatattagattctcttcgctcccatggtatttagtaagttaacattgaaacgtatccagtgtaaagtttgaaacgtaatccagctttaccttctatgttgttatgttaaccaaataagtttcatcgttgttgatatttcattgacatgttgataacataaatactaacaaaccaccggttttggatgggattacttttaacaccgcataatatgctaaaaagtaccattcaggtacgatatgaagcggagttacaaaccggttcactggtatggagttatctgggtgcgataattcgacatagttgtgatgttaaggagcataggagatgctacacgccttaattggtactgcattgatataattatcgtacaagcactcagctagttattgagagacactcacgagcccaaaaccataacttcgtaatctcaatggtttgtgatagaaccataacacaatgatctttacacagttcaaccctgtattataaaatccagtagactcatgtccttgtcgtttatataaatctattaatgcttgtcaagttccttgtatctagttagctcactgcgtacttaggatcagaccaaaagagttcactaatggtactagaaaataggagatcgcgttagttcttgggaaaacgacttccgaaccaccaatatatattggtacaaagaagttaccatatcctccgtacaaagcaggcattaagaacataaagatcatagctaggccatgtatcgttattatcacattataagtagctatcgtctctgtacaaatgatccgcgatccagaactgtataactcaaatcgaataaacaaagacattatagttcctagaatactgaagatgactccggttatgagatacagacaaccaagttctttatgattgcagtacaccaccaccccactggactgcttaagacagctaaaagtgttggatttcaatat
This DNA window, taken from Besnoitia besnoiti strain Bb-Ger1 chromosome Unknown contig00086, whole genome shotgun sequence, encodes the following:
- a CDS encoding uncharacterized protein (encoded by transcript BESB_081160); the protein is MIAVHHHPTGLLKTAKSVGFQYPTTLRLFHIGYVLGVIYGFLFSLILTARENYYSDASLISSIVLGVIISETGLFISFFWGVYTTSWTTGLDLEGLCLPDPSSLVLFMTIMLSALAEHS